A stretch of the Gemmatimonadota bacterium genome encodes the following:
- a CDS encoding response regulator, producing MLQELSQAAAQGVVGRDRLVRRLVAGGALSLVLLALALGWREQVSFLGNLEETARATRAQSASALAMRQSELARRIAALVQSRGGAAAAARSDLRAERQAGPDATEIVASDVTTRLAVGGVLALSAIEGTSRQPDAITNLVGSLSAQRLALEAEPEVEAVYLVVPDARVVSRVPYVNAEQIRLRQRDARLTEWFRVEVLDVPADAAERPGEAWLARDPATGTAVLRVDQSAWLGGTGSRASVIVTVPLRAYLRKLAAMNSPIPLLASLVDPTGVVVGTASQSGRVVETTLADLPVEVVQAIPSLDERFELVGTWFALRLPVEGTRFSTVIAVPATAVVLATLRRAAAELLLVVAVALALGILLWLVRRRVIAPAEQAVRDISAAESLVRDITDGVPGLAVFKVTREDSGRMRVDFVSRGAAAVLGVPAVAISADWENVHETVFPEEVAAVRAACERACIECAPWQQEFRVRRRDEERWVRVEARASRLTTGVELVGSWRDVTESREHTELLADAHRRLIELADGVPGAVIQWRITADGRQEVAFVGNRLPEIAGVGASDLYGGLHAFEQVQLAEDVDAVRRARQQAVVTETGYAVEYRVMHPGKGMRWLREEAVSHRVAGCIAAFTVHITDVTQQRKEAGELRRAKEEAEMATRAKSVFLATMSHEIRTPMTGISGMIEVLSRTVLDADQRSQLGTIADSARALRRILDDVLDFSRIEAGKMTVEKRPISIDDVIEGTAGLYAAAAEEKGVRLRATVDPRIGELVMGDAVRLRQVLGNLLSNAVKFTARGSVRLAVTQESVTDAERVLRFEVTDTGAGIPYEVQPRLFAPFERGEHEITTQVGGTGLGLALVRRIVDLMEGTVELRSLPGVGTSVQVRVPFERLHEETSEARISLAGLRVSILHDTEVDSRFLATLLEARGAQVLVVSPEQVGVVPEGTTADVVVTGPDVPREVQHALRARLAPGATGRTQVVRLFEGASLRPEVRGDGGVTLAPHARRSTFLRAVAIACGRDEPDLPTQTTEHRSITTPETSTVDEAVAERRLILVCEDHPIAQRVIEKQLRVLGYTAELHNNGHSGLTAWRTGRYGLVLTDLHMPEMDGLTLARRIRAEENRDPSLGRTPIIALSGNAFDEQRVVCVEAGMDDFLAKPALLKELDATLRFWLPPSSRPVGVDQKPVPSSAMPVTLPAPLSHKALKESLGDDPEVLRAALGEFLEADAEDLAALCTAVEADDRVKVVGTAHRIEGAARMLGAMPYARAAERVKRLFGLDQDAAERAEAVQLLQQEGERLRTWLHTTRDWFERVTVGANG from the coding sequence CCCTCTCCGCCATCGAGGGGACCTCGCGCCAGCCCGATGCCATCACGAACCTCGTCGGGTCGCTCTCCGCGCAGCGGCTCGCGCTCGAGGCGGAGCCAGAGGTCGAGGCGGTCTATCTCGTGGTCCCCGATGCCCGCGTCGTCTCGCGCGTGCCCTACGTGAACGCCGAGCAGATCCGGTTGCGGCAGCGCGACGCGCGACTGACCGAGTGGTTCCGCGTTGAGGTCCTCGACGTGCCGGCCGACGCGGCCGAACGTCCCGGCGAAGCGTGGCTCGCACGCGACCCGGCGACCGGCACTGCGGTGCTCCGCGTCGATCAATCCGCCTGGCTCGGCGGCACCGGCTCGCGGGCATCGGTGATCGTCACCGTTCCCCTGCGGGCCTATCTGCGCAAGCTCGCGGCGATGAACTCGCCGATCCCGCTGCTCGCGTCGCTCGTCGACCCCACCGGAGTGGTCGTCGGGACGGCCTCGCAGTCCGGACGGGTCGTCGAAACGACGCTCGCCGACCTGCCGGTGGAGGTGGTGCAGGCGATTCCGTCGCTCGATGAGCGCTTCGAGCTCGTGGGGACCTGGTTCGCGCTCCGGCTGCCGGTCGAGGGCACGCGCTTCAGCACGGTCATCGCGGTCCCGGCGACCGCCGTGGTGCTCGCCACGCTGCGCCGCGCGGCCGCCGAGCTGCTGCTCGTCGTCGCCGTCGCCCTCGCGCTCGGCATCCTCCTCTGGCTCGTGCGGCGCCGCGTGATCGCGCCCGCCGAGCAGGCGGTGCGCGACATCTCCGCCGCCGAATCGCTCGTGCGTGACATCACCGACGGCGTCCCGGGGCTCGCCGTGTTCAAGGTGACGCGCGAGGACTCGGGTCGGATGCGCGTCGACTTCGTCAGTCGCGGCGCGGCCGCCGTGCTCGGCGTGCCAGCGGTGGCGATCTCCGCCGACTGGGAGAACGTGCACGAGACCGTCTTCCCCGAGGAGGTCGCCGCGGTGCGCGCCGCCTGCGAGCGCGCCTGTATCGAGTGCGCGCCCTGGCAGCAGGAGTTCCGTGTGCGGCGACGCGACGAGGAACGGTGGGTGCGCGTGGAGGCGCGCGCCAGCCGCCTGACGACGGGTGTCGAGCTCGTCGGCTCCTGGCGCGACGTCACCGAGAGCCGAGAGCACACCGAGCTGCTCGCCGATGCGCATCGGCGCCTCATCGAGCTCGCCGACGGCGTGCCCGGGGCGGTGATCCAGTGGCGCATCACCGCGGACGGTCGCCAGGAGGTCGCGTTCGTCGGCAACCGCCTGCCCGAGATCGCCGGCGTCGGCGCTTCAGACCTGTATGGCGGACTGCACGCCTTCGAGCAGGTGCAGCTCGCGGAGGATGTGGACGCCGTGCGGCGCGCCCGGCAGCAGGCGGTGGTGACGGAGACCGGCTATGCGGTCGAGTACCGCGTGATGCACCCGGGGAAGGGGATGCGCTGGCTCCGCGAGGAGGCGGTCTCGCATCGGGTCGCGGGCTGCATCGCCGCCTTCACGGTGCACATCACCGACGTCACGCAGCAACGGAAGGAGGCCGGCGAGCTCCGCCGCGCGAAGGAGGAGGCCGAGATGGCGACGCGCGCCAAGTCGGTCTTCCTCGCGACGATGTCGCACGAGATCCGCACGCCGATGACCGGCATCAGCGGGATGATCGAGGTCCTCTCGCGCACCGTGCTCGACGCCGACCAGCGCAGCCAGCTCGGCACCATCGCCGACTCGGCGCGCGCGCTCCGGCGCATCCTCGACGATGTCCTCGACTTCTCGCGCATCGAGGCGGGGAAGATGACCGTCGAGAAGCGTCCGATCTCGATCGATGACGTGATCGAGGGCACCGCCGGCCTGTACGCCGCCGCCGCCGAGGAGAAGGGGGTGCGCCTCCGTGCGACCGTCGATCCGCGGATCGGCGAACTCGTGATGGGCGATGCCGTGCGCCTCCGCCAGGTGCTGGGCAACCTCCTCTCGAACGCGGTGAAGTTCACGGCGCGCGGGAGCGTGCGACTGGCCGTGACGCAGGAGTCGGTGACCGACGCCGAGCGGGTGCTGCGCTTCGAGGTCACGGACACCGGGGCCGGCATCCCGTATGAGGTGCAACCGCGCCTCTTCGCACCATTCGAGCGCGGCGAGCACGAGATCACCACGCAGGTCGGCGGCACGGGGCTCGGGCTCGCCCTGGTGCGGCGCATCGTCGACCTCATGGAAGGCACGGTCGAGTTGCGCAGTCTCCCCGGCGTCGGCACGTCGGTGCAGGTGCGCGTCCCGTTCGAGCGTCTGCACGAGGAGACCTCCGAGGCACGGATCTCGCTCGCCGGACTCCGCGTCTCGATCCTCCACGACACCGAGGTCGACTCGCGCTTCCTCGCCACGTTGCTCGAGGCGCGCGGGGCGCAGGTGCTCGTCGTCTCGCCCGAGCAGGTGGGCGTGGTGCCCGAGGGGACCACGGCGGACGTGGTCGTCACCGGGCCCGATGTGCCGCGCGAGGTGCAGCATGCGCTCCGGGCGCGGCTCGCCCCGGGTGCGACCGGTCGCACGCAGGTCGTCCGACTCTTCGAGGGCGCGAGCTTGCGGCCCGAGGTGCGCGGCGACGGCGGCGTGACGCTCGCGCCGCACGCGCGGCGCAGCACCTTCCTTCGCGCCGTGGCCATCGCCTGTGGCCGGGACGAGCCGGACCTCCCGACACAGACCACCGAGCATCGCTCGATCACCACGCCGGAGACCTCTACCGTGGACGAGGCGGTCGCCGAGCGGCGTCTGATCCTCGTCTGCGAGGACCACCCCATCGCGCAGCGCGTGATCGAGAAGCAGCTGCGTGTGCTCGGCTACACCGCCGAGCTGCACAACAACGGGCACAGCGGGCTCACCGCGTGGCGCACCGGCCGGTACGGCCTCGTGCTGACCGATCTGCACATGCCGGAGATGGACGGCCTGACGCTCGCACGCCGCATCCGCGCCGAGGAGAACCGTGACCCGTCGCTCGGGCGCACGCCGATCATCGCCCTGAGCGGCAACGCGTTCGACGAGCAGCGGGTCGTCTGCGTGGAAGCCGGCATGGATGACTTCCTCGCGAAGCCGGCGCTGCTGAAGGAACTCGATGCGACGCTCCGCTTCTGGCTCCCGCCCTCCTCGCGTCCGGTGGGGGTGGATCAGAAGCCGGTCCCGTCGAGTGCGATGCCGGTGACGCTGCCCGCGCCCCTCAGCCACAAGGCCCTCAAGGAGAGCCTGGGCGACGATCCCGAGGTGTTGCGTGCCGCGCTCGGGGAGTTCCTCGAGGCCGACGCGGAGGACCTGGCGGCGCTGTGCACCGCGGTCGAGGCGGACGACCGCGTGAAGGTGGTGGGAACGGCGCATCGCATCGAGGGCGCGGCCCGGATGCTCGGTGCCATGCCGTACGCGCGGGCGGCCGAGCGGGTGAAGCGGCTGTTCGGCCTCGATCAGGACGCCGCCGAGCGGGCCGAGGCGGTGCAGCTCCTGCAGCAGGAGGGGGAACGCCTGCGCACGTGGCTGCACACCACGCGCGACTGGTTCGAGCGCGTGACGGTGGGCGCGAACGGCTGA